Proteins encoded together in one Sphingomonas radiodurans window:
- a CDS encoding NUDIX hydrolase: MSETLPDPIPAATLIILRAAEYGAPEVLMVERAKAMVFAGGAMVFPGGRIDPGDHVLAELLGGDDETAARIAAIRETIEEAGLPVGLAELPTAAALATMRAALHDGEPFAEALATAGATLDIAQLAPWARWRPAHAHMRIFDTRFYLAELPQNAPRASVDETENVRLVWSTAQQVLNDADAGKLAIIYPTRRNLERLAQFASYSEALAHARATPVVMVTPWAETRDGHEHLCIPQDAGYPITSEAISSAMRG; this comes from the coding sequence ATGAGCGAAACGCTGCCCGATCCGATCCCCGCCGCCACCCTCATCATCCTTCGCGCTGCTGAATACGGCGCCCCCGAAGTGCTGATGGTGGAACGAGCGAAGGCGATGGTGTTTGCCGGTGGCGCGATGGTGTTTCCTGGTGGCCGGATCGATCCCGGCGATCATGTCTTGGCGGAACTGCTCGGCGGTGACGACGAGACCGCGGCGCGCATCGCAGCTATACGTGAGACGATCGAAGAGGCAGGACTACCAGTCGGGTTAGCTGAATTGCCGACCGCGGCAGCGCTTGCGACAATGCGCGCGGCTCTTCACGACGGTGAGCCATTTGCCGAAGCGCTCGCCACCGCCGGCGCTACGCTCGATATCGCGCAGCTCGCCCCTTGGGCACGCTGGCGGCCGGCGCATGCGCACATGCGGATCTTCGACACGCGCTTCTATCTCGCCGAGCTGCCGCAGAATGCACCGCGCGCGAGCGTCGATGAGACGGAGAATGTACGGCTGGTCTGGTCGACGGCGCAGCAAGTGCTGAACGACGCAGACGCCGGCAAGCTCGCGATCATTTACCCCACGCGCCGCAACCTCGAGCGACTGGCGCAGTTCGCCAGCTATTCGGAGGCGCTCGCACACGCGCGGGCCACGCCCGTTGTCATGGTCACGCCGTGGGCTGAGACCCGCGATGGGCACGAGCATCTCTGTATCCCGCAGGATGCAGGCTATCCGATCACGTCCGAAGCGATCTCGAGCGCAATGCGTGGCTGA
- a CDS encoding NADP-dependent oxidoreductase, whose translation MPRAWSLKSRPHGMPRGSDFALVEIDSAPLGEGEVRIANRWLSVDPYMRGRMNDVKSYVPPFALGEPMQGGAIGEVVESRAASVPVGTKVQHMLGWRDEAVVPGDQVQKLPDLGVPDEAFLGQFGMPGMTAYFGLLEVADAKAEDIVFVSAAAGAVGSTVVQIAKAKGMTVIGSAGGADKCAWVKSLGADAVVDYKAGDVVRALAEAAPKGIDVYFDNVGGDHLDAALLAARMDARFAICGMIDIYNDGKPQSLKYLAKVIGARIAIKGFIVSDYMARAAEFYRDMGGWLAEGKLQREETVHDGLDAMPDAFLGLFTGGNTGKMLVRV comes from the coding sequence ATGCCACGTGCCTGGAGCTTGAAATCACGTCCGCATGGGATGCCGCGCGGCTCCGATTTCGCACTGGTTGAGATTGATTCGGCGCCGCTTGGCGAGGGTGAAGTCCGCATCGCCAACCGTTGGTTGTCGGTCGATCCGTACATGCGCGGCCGGATGAACGATGTGAAAAGCTACGTTCCTCCCTTTGCGCTCGGCGAGCCAATGCAGGGCGGCGCGATTGGCGAGGTGGTCGAGAGTCGCGCCGCATCCGTTCCGGTCGGCACCAAGGTCCAGCACATGCTCGGCTGGCGTGACGAGGCAGTCGTGCCGGGCGACCAAGTGCAGAAGCTGCCGGATCTCGGCGTGCCGGACGAGGCATTCCTTGGCCAGTTCGGCATGCCAGGTATGACGGCGTATTTCGGACTATTGGAAGTTGCCGATGCAAAGGCTGAGGACATAGTGTTCGTTTCGGCCGCAGCTGGGGCTGTGGGCTCAACGGTGGTGCAGATCGCAAAGGCGAAAGGCATGACGGTCATCGGCTCTGCCGGCGGCGCGGATAAGTGCGCCTGGGTCAAGTCGCTGGGTGCTGACGCGGTGGTCGATTATAAGGCGGGTGATGTCGTGCGAGCGTTGGCCGAGGCGGCGCCGAAGGGCATCGACGTCTATTTCGACAACGTCGGCGGCGACCATCTCGACGCCGCGCTTCTTGCCGCAAGAATGGATGCACGTTTTGCAATCTGCGGGATGATCGACATCTATAATGACGGCAAGCCGCAGTCGCTGAAGTACCTTGCCAAGGTGATCGGCGCGCGGATCGCGATCAAGGGCTTTATCGTGAGCGACTATATGGCGCGGGCGGCTGAATTCTATCGCGACATGGGCGGCTGGCTCGCCGAAGGAAAGCTGCAGCGCGAGGAGACGGTCCACGACGGTCTTGATGCGATGCCCGATGCTTTCCTTGGGTTATTTACCGGTGGAAATACGGGCAAGATGCTCGTCCGGGTGTGA